CACCTTTGTCTCGTTCGCCCATTGCCACAGGCTCATGCGCAAACTCGCAAAGCGATGATATCTCGTGCAATCATTTTGAGTGAAGTCTGATTAAAGGACTATGCGATAGTGCGCAGGATGAAAATCGTAACCGTACTGGGCGCGCGCCCCCAGTTCGTGAAGGCCGCCCCAACAAGCCGGGAGCTGCGCCGCCGCCATGATGAAATCATTATCCACACCGGTCAGCATTACGACGCCAACATGTCGGACATATTCTTTGACGAACTCGGCATTCCGCAGCCGGACGTGCATCTGGGGGGCGGGGGCGGAAGCCATGCCGATCAGACAGCCAAGATGCTGGTGGGCGTTGAAAAACTGCGTTTGTCGGAAAAGCCTGACTGGGTGCCTATTTACGGTGACACCAACGGCACCGTATCGGCGGCGCTGGCGGCCGCGAAGGTGCATGTGCCCATCGCGCATGTCGAGGCCGGGCTGCGCAGCTTCAACCGCCAGATGCCCGAAGAAGTGAACCGGGTCGTGGCTGACCATCTGTCGTCGCTGCTGCTTTGCCCCAGCCAGACCGCGGCCGACAACCTCGCCAAGGAGGGTATTATCGCCGGGGTCGAGGTGGTCGGCGACGTGATGGCCGATGCGCTGCTAATGGCTGCAAGCGGCTCTTCCGATGTGGTCAGGCGGCTTGGGCTCGAGCCAGGCGCGTATGCGCTCGCGACTGTCCATCGGGCGGAGAACACCGATGATCCGAAGCGGCTCGGCGGCATCGTCACGGCGTTCGCCGCGATGGACCGGCCTGTCCTGCTCCCCCTCCATCCGCGAACCCGCGACGCCCTCGATAAGGCCGGTCTGTCTCTTCCGAGTAACGTCGTCGCCTGTGATCCGCTCGGTTATATAGACATGGTCACAGCCTTGCGGAACGCCGCGCTCGTGCTGACGGATTCGGGTGGACTTCAGAAAGAAGCCTATTGGCTTAAGGTGCCGTGCGTGACCCTGCGAGATGAAACCGAATGGGTGGAAACCCTCGAAACGGGCTGGAACCGTTTGGCGGGCGCCGACCCCTGCGCGATCCTCGACGCGACGAAATCGGCGGTGCGGCTCGACGAACATGCCGTGCTGTATGGCGGAGACGGCCGTGCTGTTGCGCGCGTGGTAGAAGCGCTCGAGAAAGAGCGGCCCTTGTGACAAAGGCGCCTACGGGTGCGAGAGTGATGCTTTCCACTCCTGCCGCCAAGCAGGGGCGGTCCATTAAGGTTGTCGCGCTTTCGCTGGGAAATGCCATGGCAATGCTAGGCGGACTGGCCTTAGCCATGGTCGCTTCGCGCGTTCTCAGCAAGGCAGACTTCGCGACCTATCGCCAGACCTTTCTGGTCTATGATTTTGTCGCGCCCCTGCTGCAACTCGGCATCCCCGCCACGCTCTATTATATGCTTCCTCGCGCAGGAGCGGATACCAAAGGCTTACTTGGGGATGTCTTCACCATTCTGACAATAGCGGCGCTGGCTTTCGCGGCTTTTTTCCTGCTGGG
The sequence above is a segment of the Methylosinus sp. PW1 genome. Coding sequences within it:
- the wecB gene encoding non-hydrolyzing UDP-N-acetylglucosamine 2-epimerase, translated to MKIVTVLGARPQFVKAAPTSRELRRRHDEIIIHTGQHYDANMSDIFFDELGIPQPDVHLGGGGGSHADQTAKMLVGVEKLRLSEKPDWVPIYGDTNGTVSAALAAAKVHVPIAHVEAGLRSFNRQMPEEVNRVVADHLSSLLLCPSQTAADNLAKEGIIAGVEVVGDVMADALLMAASGSSDVVRRLGLEPGAYALATVHRAENTDDPKRLGGIVTAFAAMDRPVLLPLHPRTRDALDKAGLSLPSNVVACDPLGYIDMVTALRNAALVLTDSGGLQKEAYWLKVPCVTLRDETEWVETLETGWNRLAGADPCAILDATKSAVRLDEHAVLYGGDGRAVARVVEALEKERPL